The Sphaerodactylus townsendi isolate TG3544 linkage group LG02, MPM_Stown_v2.3, whole genome shotgun sequence DNA segment accttgggcgagtcacagcttcttggagctctctcagccccacctacctcacagggtgtttgttgtgaggggggaagggcaaggagattgtcagcccctttgagtctcctgcaggagataaaggggggatagaaatccaaactcttcttcttcttctcttcatcttgatttttgtttccttcccccctcctgttAACCTCTGCAGGTGTGTGGAGGCGATAGGCCCTTCCTTGCCCCCAGCGACCTCCAGAGCAAACACTTGGAGCTGAAAGAGGAGGCGGTGCGGCAGTTCCGGAGCGTGAAGAAGATGGGGGGCGAGGAGTTCAGCCGCCGATACCTCCAGCAGCTGGAGAACGAGATTGACGAGGTCTATGTCCAGTACATCAAGCACAACGACAGCAAGAACATCTTCCACGCCGCCCGCACGCCGGCCACCCTCTTTGTGGTCATCTTCATCACCTACGTGACGGCCGGCGTCACCGGCTTCATTGGATTGGACATCATAGCCAGTCTGTGCAACATGATCATGGGGCTGACCTTGATCACCCTCTGCACGTGGGCATACATTAGGTATTCGGGGGAGTACAGAGAGCTCGGGGCCGTCATAGACCAGGTGGCTGCTGCGCTGTGGGACCAGGTAAGCGTGTGATGTTTCTGGAGCGGGCCTTTAGAACCTCTGTGTCTCTCTTTAaggagagccagcacagtgtagtggttaagaggggcggagtctgatctggaggaccaggtttgattccccattgctctcctgtaagccggctgggtgaccttgggcatgcCACAGTTTTCTTGGAACTCtcggcccacatggaggcagccaCTGAgaaaccgcctctgaatgtctcttgccttgaaaaccctacagccgtggtggtgaacctttg contains these protein-coding regions:
- the ATL1 gene encoding atlastin-1, whose product is MGTKAKEVYNLSQNVQEDDLQHLQTNLNCCCFFPFQAYIKIYQGEELPHPKSMLQATAEANNLAAVATSKDTYNRRMEEVCGGDRPFLAPSDLQSKHLELKEEAVRQFRSVKKMGGEEFSRRYLQQLENEIDEVYVQYIKHNDSKNIFHAARTPATLFVVIFITYVTAGVTGFIGLDIIASLCNMIMGLTLITLCTWAYIRYSGEYRELGAVIDQVAAALWDQGNTNEALYKLYSAAATHRHLYHHAFPAAQKAEAAEGTEKKTM